In one window of Candidatus Avedoeria danica DNA:
- the ruvX gene encoding Holliday junction resolvase RuvX codes for MGRDGAVREIGRTLAVDYGSRRVGLAVCDALGITTRPLGAIDRRRTPDVVAAIVAVAHDEAAHRILVGIPRLASGDEGVVAVPARSLAAALGAALGPEIEVITTDEGNTSQEAASRLAAGRGGRGPRRGESGRPADKGAIDAAAAAVMLESWLRGQMECGPSPDDTADRGETVQIVERAQHAESQHAEYGADDGR; via the coding sequence GTGGGGCGTGACGGGGCCGTTCGGGAGATCGGCCGGACGCTGGCCGTCGACTACGGCTCGCGCCGCGTCGGCCTCGCGGTCTGCGACGCGCTCGGGATCACGACCCGGCCGCTGGGGGCGATCGACCGGCGCCGGACGCCCGACGTCGTTGCGGCGATCGTCGCCGTGGCGCACGACGAGGCGGCGCATCGCATCCTTGTCGGCATCCCGCGCCTCGCCAGCGGCGACGAAGGCGTCGTCGCCGTGCCGGCACGGAGTCTGGCGGCGGCGCTCGGCGCGGCGCTCGGGCCGGAGATCGAGGTGATCACGACGGACGAAGGGAACACGAGCCAGGAGGCCGCGTCGCGGCTTGCCGCCGGGCGCGGCGGCCGCGGGCCGAGGCGCGGCGAGAGCGGGCGTCCGGCGGACAAGGGGGCGATCGACGCGGCGGCGGCGGCGGTGATGCTGGAGTCGTGGTTGCGCGGCCAAATGGAGTGCGGACCCAGCCCGGATGACACGGCGGATCGGGGGGAGACCGTCCAAATCGTTGAACGCGCTCAGCATGCGGAATCTCAACATGCGGAATATGGAGCCGACGATGGTCGATGA
- the def gene encoding peptide deformylase, with amino-acid sequence MAIRPIVTLADNNPVLRRPANRVRRIDKSTRALMDDMIDTMRDAPGVGLAAPQIGVELRVIVVEVPTDPEDPESAMRLHALADPEILWFSPEIEEDQEACLSIPGLYGDVPRYVAIRIRGLDRSGRQIELEVADYEARVFQHEIDHLDGILYTQRVTSPDKLYRLQQDAAGEYVRTPLGMDELHVL; translated from the coding sequence ATGGCCATTCGCCCGATCGTCACGCTCGCCGACAACAACCCCGTCCTGCGGCGCCCCGCCAACCGCGTCCGCCGCATCGACAAGTCGACGCGCGCACTGATGGACGACATGATCGACACGATGCGCGACGCGCCCGGCGTCGGCCTCGCGGCGCCGCAGATCGGCGTCGAGCTGCGCGTGATCGTCGTCGAGGTGCCGACGGACCCGGAGGACCCGGAGTCGGCGATGCGCCTGCACGCCTTGGCGGATCCCGAGATCCTGTGGTTCTCGCCCGAGATCGAAGAGGACCAGGAGGCGTGCCTCTCGATCCCCGGTCTGTACGGCGATGTCCCGCGCTACGTCGCGATCCGCATTCGCGGCCTCGACCGCTCCGGCCGACAGATTGAACTGGAAGTTGCGGACTACGAGGCGCGTGTCTTCCAGCACGAGATCGACCATCTCGACGGCATACTCTACACCCAGCGGGTGACGAGTCCGGACAAGCTCTATCGGCTGCAGCAGGATGCCGCGGGAGAGTACGTGCGGACACCCCTCGGCATGGACGAACTACACGTGCTTTGA
- a CDS encoding glycosyltransferase — MGAIASSNHLPPDAEGRHSAASHPGPAASTDPRCAAVLHAPPRIAMLSVHTCPLAAPGGKQTGGMNVYVRELMRQLGRRGFLVDAFTRSESALIPHVPDTDLGPNVRVIHIVSGPETPVTRDEIWANVPSFIEGVCRFVAAEGVRYDLYHSHYWMSGHVAAELRRCHPAPIVHMFHTLGAMKDLAAGGGASTENIDRIPTERAIMGYADALVAATSIDMEHMVELYGADPSKIEIIPPGVDLDVFRPMPREQALAHLQRDPCERMILFVGRMDPIKGLDTLIRAMGIVVARDPSLRENACLCVVGGDTSEDLRRADAELGRLNDLAESLGLGHLVRFIGALGQDALRYYYNAAEVVVVPSRYESFGMVALEAMACGTPVIASDVGGLSTLIRDGRTGFLVPDGDPEALAAKLQPLLALPEIHDTLGEHGIATAEAYGWPAIAERVEALYGQVWRDWHVRVLGEVTVAGGGVG, encoded by the coding sequence ATGGGCGCGATCGCGTCATCGAACCACTTGCCCCCCGACGCAGAGGGGCGCCATTCGGCTGCGTCACACCCCGGCCCGGCCGCGAGCACGGATCCGCGCTGCGCCGCGGTGCTGCACGCGCCGCCCCGAATCGCGATGCTCAGCGTCCACACGTGCCCGCTCGCAGCGCCGGGCGGCAAGCAGACCGGCGGGATGAACGTCTACGTGCGCGAGCTCATGCGCCAGCTCGGGCGCCGCGGTTTCCTTGTGGACGCGTTCACCCGCTCCGAGAGCGCCTTGATCCCGCACGTGCCGGACACCGACCTCGGCCCGAACGTCCGTGTGATCCACATCGTGTCCGGTCCGGAGACGCCCGTCACGCGCGACGAGATCTGGGCCAACGTGCCGTCGTTCATCGAGGGCGTGTGCCGCTTCGTCGCCGCCGAGGGCGTGCGCTACGACCTCTACCACAGCCATTACTGGATGAGCGGGCACGTCGCCGCCGAGTTGCGCCGCTGCCACCCGGCGCCGATCGTCCACATGTTCCACACGCTCGGGGCGATGAAGGACCTCGCCGCCGGGGGAGGGGCGTCGACCGAGAACATCGATCGGATCCCCACCGAGCGCGCGATCATGGGCTACGCCGACGCGCTCGTGGCGGCGACATCAATCGACATGGAGCACATGGTCGAGCTCTACGGCGCCGACCCGTCGAAGATCGAGATCATCCCACCCGGCGTCGACCTCGACGTCTTTCGGCCGATGCCGCGCGAGCAGGCGCTGGCGCACCTGCAGCGCGACCCGTGCGAGCGGATGATCCTGTTCGTCGGTCGGATGGACCCGATCAAGGGCCTCGACACGCTGATCCGGGCGATGGGCATCGTCGTCGCGCGCGACCCGTCGCTGCGCGAGAACGCCTGCCTGTGCGTCGTCGGCGGCGACACGAGCGAGGACCTGCGCCGCGCGGACGCCGAGCTCGGCCGCCTGAACGACCTCGCCGAGTCGCTCGGCCTGGGCCACCTCGTGCGCTTCATCGGCGCGCTCGGCCAGGACGCGCTGCGGTACTACTACAACGCAGCCGAAGTCGTCGTCGTGCCGTCGCGCTACGAGAGCTTCGGGATGGTCGCGCTCGAGGCCATGGCGTGCGGCACGCCGGTCATCGCCTCCGACGTCGGCGGCCTGTCGACGCTGATCCGGGACGGACGCACGGGCTTCCTCGTGCCGGACGGCGACCCCGAGGCGCTCGCCGCCAAGCTCCAGCCGCTCCTCGCACTGCCCGAGATCCATGACACGCTGGGCGAGCACGGCATTGCCACGGCCGAGGCGTACGGCTGGCCGGCGATCGCCGAGCGGGTCGAAGCGTTGTACGGGCAGGTGTGGCGGGATTGGCACGTGCGGGTGCTCGGCGAGGTCACGGTCGCCGGCGGCGGGGTCGGCTGA
- the alaS gene encoding alanine--tRNA ligase gives MKSAEIRQRYLDYFAARGHAVVPSGSLVPDDPTLLFANSGMVQFKDTFLGLETRPYANATTSQKCMRVSGKHNDLENVGPSARHHTFFEMLGNFSFGDYFKKEAIGYAWDFVTRELGIDPSRLVATVHRDDDESFALWRDVVGLPEARIAKLGDKDNFWMMADVGPCGYNSELNYDFGPTYSTRGNTAPDSPFDPDDGRWVEIWNLVFMQFDQHKDGTRVPLPRTGVDTGMGLERTSAVLQGVYANYDTDLFRPIMDVVQARLGHDDAARAANHVGYRVLADHGRAMTFLIADGVVPGNDGRAYVLRLVMRRAMRFGRQLGFDGPFLGHVVDAVIATMRDAYPQLVDRADWIREVVAEEEARFARTLESGLGLLDELIGRVKAAGGSAIGGADVFKLYDTFGFPPDLTRVVAEEHGLGIDQAGFDAAMADQRTRGRVGGKFGAGDRAERYRRLALGETMFLGYETTAAEGRIEAILVDGESVDVARAGDDVEIVLDATPFYAESGGQVGDEGRIDAPRGRMIVTDAVKPVRGTLAHIGRVTEGEVRVGEAVVSVVDMLRRDDIRRNHTATHLLHNALQATLGEHAQQRGSLVAPDRLRFDFAHLKALSEDELATIETAVNAAIRADTAVSAHEMPLDHARELGATMLFGEKYGDIVRVVDIDGVSKELCGGTHVNRTGEIGLFLLMSEQSVGSGLRRIEALTGREAERTARLNRARLGLLAERVGAQTPDGLESRVDELLGRARELARELASARAELAAAGATDLAASAVDVDGVHVLASRAQADTIEALRTQIEALRAAVPTGVLVLGAVIDGNPRVIASVSDDLVAGGLNAGKLVKALAERLGGGGGGRANMAEAGGRDAAGLDGALADVAALVRGQRGA, from the coding sequence ATGAAGAGCGCCGAGATCCGTCAACGCTATCTGGACTACTTTGCCGCGCGCGGCCACGCCGTCGTGCCGTCCGGCTCGCTCGTGCCGGACGACCCGACGCTGTTGTTCGCGAACTCAGGCATGGTCCAGTTCAAGGACACCTTTCTCGGGCTCGAGACGCGGCCGTACGCGAACGCCACGACGAGCCAGAAGTGCATGCGCGTGAGCGGCAAGCACAACGACCTCGAGAACGTCGGCCCGAGCGCACGGCACCACACCTTCTTCGAGATGCTCGGCAACTTCAGCTTCGGCGACTACTTCAAGAAGGAAGCGATCGGCTACGCCTGGGACTTCGTCACGCGCGAACTCGGCATCGACCCCTCGCGCCTCGTCGCCACGGTCCACCGCGACGACGACGAGTCGTTCGCGCTCTGGCGCGACGTCGTCGGCCTGCCCGAGGCCCGGATCGCCAAGCTCGGCGACAAGGACAACTTCTGGATGATGGCCGACGTCGGACCGTGCGGCTACAACTCCGAGCTGAACTACGACTTCGGGCCGACGTACTCCACCCGCGGCAACACCGCGCCGGACAGTCCGTTCGACCCCGATGACGGCCGCTGGGTCGAGATCTGGAATCTCGTGTTCATGCAGTTCGACCAGCACAAAGACGGCACGCGCGTGCCGCTCCCCCGAACGGGCGTGGACACCGGGATGGGCCTCGAGCGCACGAGCGCCGTCCTGCAGGGCGTGTACGCGAACTACGACACGGACCTCTTCCGCCCGATCATGGACGTCGTCCAGGCGCGTCTGGGCCACGACGACGCGGCGCGCGCGGCCAACCACGTGGGTTACCGCGTCCTGGCCGACCACGGCCGAGCAATGACCTTCCTCATCGCCGACGGCGTCGTGCCCGGCAACGACGGCCGGGCGTACGTGCTGCGCCTCGTCATGCGCCGGGCGATGCGTTTCGGCCGTCAGCTCGGCTTCGACGGCCCGTTCCTCGGCCACGTCGTCGACGCCGTGATCGCGACGATGCGCGATGCCTACCCGCAGCTCGTCGATCGCGCCGACTGGATCCGCGAGGTCGTCGCCGAGGAGGAGGCGCGATTCGCCCGAACGCTCGAGAGCGGCCTCGGGCTGCTCGACGAGCTCATCGGGCGGGTCAAGGCAGCGGGCGGCAGCGCGATCGGCGGCGCGGACGTCTTCAAGCTGTACGACACGTTCGGCTTCCCGCCCGATCTGACGCGGGTGGTGGCCGAGGAGCACGGCCTCGGCATCGACCAGGCGGGCTTCGACGCGGCGATGGCCGACCAGCGCACGCGCGGGCGCGTCGGCGGCAAGTTCGGTGCCGGCGACCGGGCCGAGCGCTACCGCCGCCTGGCGCTGGGCGAGACGATGTTCCTGGGCTACGAGACGACCGCGGCGGAAGGGCGGATCGAGGCGATCCTCGTCGACGGCGAAAGCGTTGACGTTGCCCGCGCCGGCGACGATGTCGAGATCGTCCTCGATGCGACGCCGTTCTACGCGGAGAGCGGCGGCCAGGTGGGCGACGAGGGCCGGATCGACGCGCCGCGCGGGCGGATGATCGTCACGGACGCCGTGAAGCCGGTCCGGGGCACGTTGGCCCATATCGGCCGCGTGACGGAGGGCGAGGTGCGCGTCGGCGAGGCCGTCGTGTCCGTCGTGGACATGCTGCGCCGTGACGACATCCGCCGCAACCACACCGCCACCCATCTCCTCCACAACGCGCTCCAGGCGACGCTCGGCGAGCACGCCCAGCAGCGCGGCTCGCTCGTCGCGCCCGACCGGCTGCGCTTCGACTTCGCGCATCTGAAGGCGCTCTCCGAGGACGAGCTTGCGACGATCGAGACAGCCGTCAACGCGGCGATCCGCGCGGACACGGCCGTCAGCGCACATGAGATGCCGCTCGACCACGCCCGCGAGCTCGGCGCGACGATGCTCTTCGGCGAGAAGTACGGCGATATCGTGCGCGTCGTCGACATCGACGGCGTGAGCAAAGAGCTGTGCGGTGGGACGCACGTGAACCGCACGGGTGAGATCGGCCTGTTTCTGCTCATGAGCGAGCAATCCGTCGGCAGCGGCCTGCGCCGGATCGAGGCCCTGACGGGCCGCGAGGCCGAGCGGACGGCGCGCCTGAACCGTGCGCGGCTGGGCCTCCTTGCCGAACGCGTCGGGGCCCAGACGCCCGACGGCCTCGAGTCACGGGTCGACGAGCTCCTCGGCCGCGCCCGTGAGCTTGCCCGCGAGCTTGCGAGCGCCCGGGCGGAGCTCGCCGCCGCAGGCGCCACCGACTTGGCCGCCTCCGCCGTCGACGTCGACGGCGTGCACGTTCTCGCCTCGCGCGCCCAGGCCGACACGATCGAGGCGCTGCGCACGCAGATCGAGGCGCTGCGCGCCGCCGTTCCCACCGGCGTCCTCGTCCTCGGCGCCGTGATCGACGGCAACCCGCGCGTGATCGCCAGCGTCAGCGACGACCTCGTGGCCGGTGGTTTGAACGCCGGCAAGCTCGTCAAGGCGCTGGCCGAGCGTCTGGGCGGCGGCGGCGGCGGGCGGGCGAACATGGCGGAGGCCGGCGGGCGGGACGCGGCTGGGCTGGATGGCGCGCTGGCGGATGTGGCGGCGCTCGTGCGGGGGCAGCGTGGGGCGTGA
- the mltG gene encoding endolytic transglycosylase MltG, whose protein sequence is MVDDPLPISGIERADDGNPSPEATRRGCGWRAWALLAAVVVLGGGAATASLAVRAGRGGALMRGPVGQAMLRLSADDLAAPGSDPTVLTFTVVAGEPVQDIASRMAAIGLVRDADAFVLLAKVTGGDRLIQAGDHALATNMTAADVLEALATAQGTDVSVTLPEGLRAEEVADILSATGLVDRAAFLALAADPATAVPGAVDVPGIVAARTGPSLEGYLYPDTYRFDPAAGAEAVLVKLLATFAERVPADLDARAKAVGLAGGHAAVILASIVQREGVKADELPRIARVYINRLAEAPYILNADPTLQYALGFQSDPLPGTWWKRPLYDTDKQVVSPYNSYQLPGLPPGPIASPGLAAITAVVAPADGPWMFFVASAACDGTHVFAVTYEEHLANVERYVAGGCGG, encoded by the coding sequence ATGGTCGATGACCCGCTGCCGATCTCGGGCATCGAGCGCGCCGATGACGGGAACCCGTCGCCCGAAGCCACCCGGCGGGGATGCGGCTGGCGCGCCTGGGCGCTGCTCGCCGCGGTCGTTGTCCTGGGCGGCGGCGCCGCAACGGCGTCCCTGGCCGTGCGCGCCGGCCGCGGCGGGGCGCTCATGCGCGGACCGGTCGGCCAGGCGATGCTCCGACTGTCCGCCGACGACCTGGCCGCGCCCGGAAGCGATCCGACGGTGCTCACGTTCACGGTCGTGGCGGGCGAACCGGTGCAGGACATCGCGTCGCGCATGGCGGCCATTGGGCTCGTGCGCGATGCGGACGCGTTCGTGTTGCTGGCGAAGGTCACCGGTGGGGATCGCCTGATCCAGGCCGGCGACCACGCGTTGGCGACGAACATGACGGCGGCCGACGTGCTCGAGGCCCTCGCGACGGCGCAGGGCACGGACGTGAGCGTGACGTTGCCCGAGGGCCTCCGCGCCGAAGAGGTCGCGGACATACTCTCGGCCACCGGCCTCGTCGATCGCGCCGCGTTCCTGGCGCTCGCCGCCGACCCCGCGACGGCCGTGCCGGGCGCAGTGGACGTACCCGGGATCGTGGCCGCACGCACCGGTCCGTCCCTGGAAGGCTACCTCTACCCCGACACCTACCGCTTCGACCCCGCCGCGGGCGCCGAGGCGGTGCTGGTCAAGCTTCTGGCCACGTTTGCCGAGCGCGTTCCCGCCGATCTCGACGCCCGCGCGAAGGCAGTCGGGCTGGCCGGTGGCCACGCGGCCGTGATCCTGGCCTCGATCGTCCAGCGTGAGGGCGTGAAGGCGGACGAGTTGCCCCGCATTGCCCGCGTCTACATCAACCGCCTGGCCGAGGCGCCGTACATCCTGAACGCCGACCCGACTCTCCAGTACGCCCTCGGCTTCCAGAGCGATCCGCTGCCGGGCACGTGGTGGAAGCGGCCGCTGTACGACACGGACAAGCAGGTCGTGTCGCCCTACAACTCCTACCAGCTGCCCGGTCTCCCGCCCGGCCCGATTGCCAGCCCCGGCCTGGCGGCGATCACAGCCGTGGTCGCGCCGGCGGACGGGCCGTGGATGTTCTTCGTGGCCAGCGCGGCGTGCGACGGGACGCACGTGTTTGCGGTGACGTACGAGGAGCATCTGGCGAACGTCGAGCGGTACGTGGCGGGTGGGTGTGGCGGCTGA
- a CDS encoding aromatic amino acid lyase, translated as MHDPLDLAAADGHPRQLTIRDVVHVARGLRAVAPLREEPATQRALEAAMEASAAWVASLVERIEDPATPTVYGINTGFGALAGRQTLRSAYEADVLQRNLLVSHAVGGGRLLDEDEVRAAALVRASQLARGRSGIRVAVVNRLIALLNGRVLPTVHAMGSLGASGDLAPLAYLALAISAPPEPPTGTTPLPVDGFDMPAWVLADEAPGQTLTWLPEDVRILPDPRDGRPLVWRQVPAAVAMAPFGGQIRLRAKEGLALTNGATLTAALAALAVHDAQRVLEHAELALAMTLEAARGFRDAFLAPLQAARGSPGQVATAARVLELTHGSTLLDPGDEDHDPERVPPQDPYSIRCGPQVIGAARDALDFIGATVQRELNAAVDNPLIFTDLQRPTKAVSGGNFHGAPLGYGLDLLKIVVTDVASQSERRTYKLTDYRFDDPGRRAYSLPFFLVPPDSGPEGLSSGLMIPQYVAAAHVSACKTLAHPDSVDSIPSSAGQEDHVAMSLNAALHARMILDHAADVVAIELLTAAQALRLRLAEGSGSPGGPVGRVIERVARDIGAPGFDRSLHVDLSAMRRLVRTGELLAAADGPSGADRRLRGGGAAVNGA; from the coding sequence ATGCACGATCCCCTCGACCTGGCCGCGGCCGATGGCCATCCAAGGCAGCTCACGATCCGCGACGTCGTCCACGTCGCGCGGGGGCTCCGCGCCGTGGCCCCGCTCCGCGAGGAGCCGGCGACCCAGCGCGCGCTCGAGGCGGCCATGGAGGCGTCGGCGGCGTGGGTCGCTTCGCTCGTCGAGCGCATCGAGGATCCGGCGACGCCGACGGTGTACGGCATCAACACCGGCTTCGGCGCGCTGGCGGGACGCCAGACGCTGCGCAGCGCGTATGAAGCCGACGTGCTGCAGCGCAACCTCCTCGTCAGCCACGCCGTCGGCGGCGGCCGGCTGCTGGACGAGGACGAGGTGCGCGCGGCGGCGCTCGTGCGCGCCAGTCAGCTCGCACGCGGCCGCAGCGGCATCCGCGTCGCTGTCGTCAACCGCCTGATCGCCCTGCTGAACGGCCGCGTCCTGCCGACGGTCCACGCGATGGGCTCGCTCGGCGCCAGCGGCGATCTGGCGCCGCTGGCCTACCTCGCCTTGGCGATCAGCGCCCCGCCTGAGCCCCCAACGGGCACAACTCCTTTGCCGGTCGACGGTTTCGACATGCCGGCGTGGGTGTTGGCGGACGAGGCGCCGGGACAGACGCTGACGTGGCTGCCCGAAGACGTCCGCATCCTGCCCGACCCGCGCGACGGCCGGCCGCTTGTCTGGCGCCAGGTACCCGCCGCCGTGGCAATGGCGCCGTTCGGCGGCCAGATCCGGCTGCGCGCCAAGGAAGGTCTGGCGCTGACGAACGGGGCCACCTTGACGGCCGCACTGGCCGCGCTGGCGGTGCACGACGCGCAGCGTGTGCTCGAGCACGCCGAGCTGGCGCTGGCGATGACGCTCGAGGCGGCCCGCGGCTTTCGCGACGCATTCCTCGCGCCGCTGCAGGCAGCGCGCGGCTCACCGGGCCAGGTGGCGACGGCCGCGCGGGTCCTGGAGCTGACGCACGGTTCGACGCTCCTCGACCCCGGCGACGAGGACCACGACCCCGAGCGCGTGCCGCCGCAGGATCCGTATTCGATCCGGTGCGGTCCGCAGGTCATCGGCGCGGCCCGCGACGCGCTCGACTTCATCGGCGCCACCGTCCAGCGCGAGTTGAACGCCGCGGTGGACAACCCGCTGATCTTCACCGACTTGCAGCGCCCGACGAAGGCCGTCAGCGGCGGGAACTTCCACGGCGCGCCGCTCGGCTACGGCCTCGACCTGTTGAAGATCGTCGTCACGGACGTCGCCAGTCAGTCGGAACGGCGAACGTACAAGCTGACGGACTATCGGTTCGACGATCCGGGGCGCCGCGCCTACTCGCTGCCGTTCTTCCTCGTGCCGCCCGACAGCGGTCCGGAGGGCCTCAGCAGCGGCCTCATGATCCCGCAGTACGTGGCGGCCGCCCACGTTTCGGCGTGCAAGACGCTCGCCCATCCCGACAGCGTCGATTCCATTCCTTCCTCGGCCGGCCAGGAAGACCACGTCGCGATGAGCCTGAACGCAGCGCTGCATGCTCGGATGATCCTGGACCACGCGGCGGACGTTGTCGCGATCGAGCTCCTGACGGCGGCGCAGGCGCTCCGGCTGCGGCTTGCCGAAGGCTCGGGCTCGCCGGGCGGGCCCGTCGGACGCGTGATCGAGCGCGTGGCGCGTGACATCGGAGCGCCCGGCTTCGATCGGTCGCTGCACGTGGACCTTTCAGCGATGCGGCGGCTCGTCCGGACGGGCGAGCTGCTGGCGGCCGCCGACGGGCCGAGCGGCGCGGATCGACGGTTGCGCGGCGGCGGCGCGGCGGTGAACGGGGCCTGA
- a CDS encoding VanW family protein has product MTLELDHAPQDHPTPSAHRITRRGAWPVLVLAGVLALVLVPSAYRWRWAEHVLPGVRVAAVHVGGLDRDAAAQRLQAAGLDAAVEASVRADDFRTTIGSEAIGLDIEATLDAAFAVGRAGSRPAQLADLVRTRFGGRTVVPLVRVDRDRLNTALHAFAADIDAPAQDARLVLETNGVTATEALPGRALDVVSAATTLQGLAEVGTWPLSDVQLPVNVLEPGVTDVGPALERARVLAAGTVELSHGDLRWTLEPAQLVGAMTVVTDAERVRLAMAPAEWSALLAPVTAAVSRTAQAPRFDFDPETGHLAVVRPAEDALVVNVERTAERVLALGAGAERVVAVAVDRTPPPITNTVSADELGIRELVAENTSYYVGSAPGRVTNVRIAALRYDGLVIPKDAVFSFNEFLGDVSAAEGYQKTLIILDGATADGIGGGVCQVSTTLFRAAFWAGLPIVERWAHGYRVGYYEQHSGPGLDATVYSPTVDLKFRNDTGAALLIEAEPNPRAMTLTFRLYGTKPAREVEMEGPFTTNITPPPAPRVEVDPSLPPGASESKELARNGASVSVRRIVRVPGQPDRVDTYHSRYVPTGALTLIGPPAAPPAEFQASAPAQAPVTP; this is encoded by the coding sequence ATGACCCTCGAACTCGACCACGCCCCGCAAGATCACCCTACGCCCTCGGCCCACCGCATCACCCGGCGCGGCGCCTGGCCCGTCCTCGTGCTTGCCGGTGTCCTCGCCCTCGTGCTCGTCCCAAGCGCCTATCGCTGGCGGTGGGCAGAGCACGTGCTGCCGGGCGTGCGCGTGGCGGCGGTCCACGTCGGCGGGCTCGATCGCGATGCCGCAGCGCAGCGCTTGCAGGCGGCAGGTCTCGATGCCGCGGTCGAGGCGAGCGTCCGAGCGGATGACTTCCGGACGACGATCGGTTCGGAGGCGATCGGACTCGACATCGAAGCGACGCTCGACGCCGCGTTCGCGGTCGGGCGCGCTGGCTCGCGGCCGGCGCAGCTGGCCGACCTCGTGCGTACACGCTTCGGCGGCCGGACCGTTGTGCCGCTCGTTCGCGTGGACCGGGATCGTCTGAACACGGCGCTGCACGCGTTCGCGGCCGACATCGACGCGCCGGCCCAGGATGCGCGACTCGTGCTCGAGACGAACGGCGTGACGGCCACCGAGGCGCTCCCCGGGCGGGCGCTGGACGTCGTGTCGGCCGCGACGACGCTGCAGGGTCTTGCGGAAGTGGGCACGTGGCCGCTGAGCGACGTCCAACTGCCGGTGAACGTGCTCGAGCCCGGCGTGACGGACGTTGGCCCGGCGCTGGAACGGGCGCGCGTGCTGGCAGCCGGTACGGTCGAGCTGTCCCACGGCGACCTGCGGTGGACGCTCGAACCCGCCCAGCTCGTCGGAGCGATGACCGTCGTGACGGACGCCGAACGCGTGCGGTTGGCGATGGCGCCGGCGGAGTGGTCGGCGCTGCTCGCACCGGTCACGGCGGCCGTCTCCAGGACGGCGCAAGCGCCGCGGTTCGACTTCGATCCGGAGACGGGGCACTTGGCCGTCGTCAGGCCGGCCGAGGACGCCCTCGTCGTGAACGTCGAGCGCACTGCCGAGCGCGTGTTGGCGCTCGGCGCCGGTGCCGAGCGCGTCGTGGCCGTCGCGGTGGACCGTACGCCGCCACCGATCACGAACACGGTCTCCGCTGACGAGCTTGGGATTCGCGAGCTCGTCGCCGAAAACACCAGCTATTATGTCGGGTCGGCGCCGGGCCGGGTCACGAACGTTCGGATTGCCGCCCTGCGCTACGACGGGCTCGTCATCCCGAAGGACGCCGTCTTCTCGTTCAATGAGTTCCTGGGCGATGTCTCCGCCGCCGAGGGCTATCAGAAGACGTTGATCATCCTCGATGGCGCCACCGCCGACGGCATCGGCGGCGGCGTGTGCCAGGTCTCCACGACGCTCTTTCGAGCCGCCTTCTGGGCCGGACTGCCGATCGTCGAGCGTTGGGCGCACGGCTACCGCGTCGGCTACTACGAGCAGCACTCCGGTCCCGGCCTTGACGCGACGGTCTACAGCCCCACCGTCGATCTCAAGTTCAGGAACGACACCGGTGCCGCGCTGCTCATCGAAGCGGAACCCAACCCGCGCGCGATGACGCTTACGTTCCGACTGTACGGCACGAAGCCGGCGCGTGAAGTCGAGATGGAGGGACCGTTCACGACGAACATCACCCCGCCGCCTGCGCCGCGCGTCGAGGTCGATCCTTCGCTGCCGCCGGGCGCGAGCGAGAGCAAGGAACTTG